DNA sequence from the Bradyrhizobium sp. CIAT3101 genome:
GCCTCACGATGCGGGAGCAGGGGGGCGATCGCATTCTCGACGCTTGACCTGAGCGAGGCCGCACCGGATTTCCGGTGCGCGAGCGCCTGCTCGCAATACGTCACCAGCAGGTCGTTCAGATAATGGTCAGCGCTCTCGATCGGGATGAGACCTGTTGATGTCGGGAAGGTGATCTCGTCGACGTCGCAGCCGAATTCGATCTCGCATCCCATGAACGATTTGATCCCCGCAGGCGTCGTGCGACGGCGATGGGCGACCCGCACGCGACTCGGAACCAGCCGACGATTGGTCAGGGCGCGGTTGATCCGAATAATGGTGGTCAGCCAGAATTCAATCTGGTGCCGATCCGATCGCCTGTTGACGCCGACATATCTCAGCGCAATCGTCATGTCCTTGGCGGCAAATCGCAGCGAAACCCCTTCATTGGCGAGGTAGCAATAGCGCTCTGCCTTGGACAAGGCTTCGGCGACCGTGCCGGAGGATGCCGCGACGTAATAGAGCAGGCCGATTTCGCGCAGGTCGAAGTCCCGAGCCAGATGAAATCCGAGCGTGTCGTCCTGCAGGACCTCCGCACCAAGCTCCAGAAATCGGATCTGGCTTTCAGCGCCAAGGCGCGCCTTGCGATCTTCGATCTGCTCGCGCGTCAATCCGGCCCTGGATAATAGTCCGTCCGCCTCGATGCCGGCGTCCTGCAAACGTGCCCATACCAGGCGCGCGATTCCGCCGGTGGCACTGGGCATTGTTTCAAAATGGGGCGAACGGGCAGTCGGCACACCGAACCCTTTCGTCGTTGCCGCTGCGGGCCTTGCTCCCTTGGCTCGCAGATCGTGATCGCGGCAGGAGAAATCAAGTTATTGGCTCACGATAACAAGAAACCGGGGGTCGTGTGACTTAAATCGGTTGCTTGCCCTCCGACCAGTCTTGCGTTGTCGGGGGGCAGCCCCCTTCCCCGAAAGCTACGATGGTCTTGATGTCCAGCAGCGACGGCGCCGCGCCGCCCATCAACGTGAAGATATTGCGAGGGTACGGAACGTTGCTCGGAATTCCCGACGTCGCCCACGGCGCGCGAATCGTCGCGCTCGAACGTGTCGGGGATTGCGAGATCAGCATGTTCGAGGCGCTGGGAGGGGGCTTGCCCCAAAGCCCGTTGTTCTGGATGGAGTTGTTCGACCTTCGCGTTCACGCGTCGCGCGACAGTCGCGGCTGCCACAACATGCGCGATGCAGTCGCAACATTCGAGGATTTTGCTTCGCAAGCGAGCCGCCTGGCTGAGGTATCGCCAGGCATGGTCGGCGAAACGGTGGGCTGACGATTGCCGCGTCCAGGAGCAGCTCCCGTCAAAGCCGTGCAACTGACACGTGGCCTGCCACTGGGGTATGACGCGGAGCGGATGGCCTTTCTGTTCACGATGATGCATGGGGCCAGGATGGTCGACTGCGAGGTCAGCAGCGCAGCGCTGGACGACCTCGATGCCACGAAGGGCACCCGTCCCGACGAAAGGCAGGCCCAGTTCCTGCGCCTCCGCGATGTCATCGAGCGTGTCGCGTCATCCGCCTTCGAACAGCACGGCAAGCGTCGCGGCGTGCGGGTCCGCATCTTCTCCAAGCACGTCAAAAGCCTCAGACCTGCCTGAGGCGGCGCAATCGTCTCACCGCCACCCCAGCGCCGGCGCGACGTGCGTCAGGATCGCCTCGATCGCATGGGCGCAATAGTCGACGCCGAGCTGGTTCGGGATCGTCAGCAGCAGCGTGTCGGCCTCGGCGATGGCTTCGTCCTGCCTGAGCTGCTCGATCAGCGCTTCCGGCTCGGCCGCATAGGAGCGGCCAAAGATCGCGCGGGTGCGCGGATCGATGAAGCCGATCTGGTCTTCGCCGCCGCGTTCACGGCCGAAATAAGCGCGGTCGCGATCGTCCATCAGCGCGAAGATGCTGCGGCTCACCGACACGCGGGGCTCGCGGCTGTGGCCGGCCTCTTTCCACGCCGCGCGATAGGCGCGGATTTGCGCCGCCTGCTGCACGTGAAAAGCTTCGCCGGTCTCGTCGTTCTTCAGCGTCGAGCTCTGCAGATTCATGCCGAGCTTTGCGGCCCATACCGCGGTGGCGTTCGAGCCGGCGCCCCACCAGATCCGTTCGCGCAGGCCTGTGGCGACCGGCTCTAGGCGCAACAGTCCCGGCGGGTTGGGAAACATCGGCTGCGGATTGGGCTCGGCAAAACCCTCGCCGCGCAGGAGGTCGAGAAAGACTTCCGCATGACGCCGGCCCATGTCGGCGTCGCTCTGGCCCTCGGCCGGGCGATAGCCAAAATAGCGCCAGCCATCGATCACCTGCTCGGGCGAGCCGCGGCTGATGCCGAGCTGAAGCCGGCCGCCGGCGATGAAATCGGCGGAGCTTGCGTCCTCAACCATATAAAGCGGGTTCTCGTAGCGCATGTCGATCACGGCCGTGCCGATCTCGATTTGGCTCGTCTTCGCGCCGACGGCTGCGAGCAGCGGGAACGGCGAGGCGAGCTGTCGCGCGAAATGATGCACGCGGTAATACGCGCCGTCCAGGCCGAGCTGTTCCGCGGCAACCGCAAGCTCGATGGATTGCAGCAGCGTATCCGCGGCCGAGCGGGTCTGCGATTGCGGCGAGGGCGTCCAGTGTCCGAAGGACAGGAATCCGATTTTCTTCATGGGGCTATCTGGTGCACGTGGTCTTGGGATCGTGATGTTGGGATGACGTCTGGCGGATTGGCGAACCGTAACCTGTCCAGCGGTGGAAACGGAGGCGGGTGTAGCACTGGAATGCGTCGAACGGGCACACTATGCCGTGTTTCGATCGAGGCGGTGGAGATTTCAATTGCCTCGATGGAGCGCCACGCGGATCATTCGCGCGAGGTCGGATCGGCGATAGGGTTTAGGCAGCAACAGCACGCCCTGTTCAAGCCGGCCGTGACTGAGAAGCGCGTTCTCGGTGTAGCCCGACGTATACAGGACGCGCGTGGTCGGACGGCGCGCGAGCACGGCCTCGGCCAATTGCTGCCCGTTCATCCCGCCGGGCATGATCACGTCGGTCAGGAGCAGGTCGAAAGCAACATCGTTCGCGACCTGCGCCAATGCCTCTGAACCGTTGGCCGCCAGGATTGCGCGATAGCCGAGATGCGCGAGCTGTGCGCTGACATATTCGCTCACCAGCGGATCGTCCTCGACGACGAGGATGGTCTCGTTGCCGCCGCGGATCTCCACATTTGCCGTCGGCTCCGACCAGGGCCCGGTCCCGCTGGCGCGCGGAAGATAGAGCTTGATCGAGGTGCCGTGGCCTGCCTCGGAATAGATCTTGATGTGGCCGTCGGATTGCTTGACGAAGCCATAGACCATGCTGAGTCCAAGTCCCGTGCCCTTGCCGGTCTCCTTGGTCGTGAAGAATGGTTCGAACACCTTGTCGCGGATTGCTTCGGGAATGCCGCTGCCGGTGTCGCTCACGGCCACCATGACGTAGTGGCCAGGCCTCACATCCGGATTCGCGCTCGCATAGCCGTCGTCGAGCACGACATTGCCCGTTTCCAGCATCAGCTTTCCGCCTTCGGGCATCGCATCGCGCGCATTGACGGCGAGGTTGAGGATGGCTGTTGCCAGATGGTTGGGGTCGATGAAGGCCGGCCAGGCGTCTTCTTCGAGGGATGTCTGAATCTCGATCTGTTCGCCCAGCGAGCGTTGAAGCAGTTTGGCGGTGTCCTCCACCAGGGCGTTCAGGTTCGTGTCGCGGGGCTGCAACGGCTGCCGACGAGAGAACGCCAGCAGATGTTTCGTGACTTCGGCGCCGCGCGTCGCCGCGTCGTCGATCATCCGGGTGATCGACGACAGTTGCGGATTATCGGCCACCGCCTGGTGAAGGATCTCGGTCATCCCGATGATGACCGTCAGGATGTTGTTGAAGTCGTGAGCGATGCCGCCGGTCAGATGCCCGACGGCTTCCATCTTCTGGATCTGGCGTTGACGTTGTTCCTCCTCCAGCCGTTCATTCGCGTCCTTGACTTCGCGCGCCCGGGCGAAGATTTCCGCCTCCATCCGCCCGGTCTGATCGCGCAATTCTCGCGTCAGCTTGTCCTGTTCAACGCCGTGCTGTTTGAGGTGAATGAACTCCGTGACGTCTTCCACGCAATGAATGATATAGGCGATGTGCCCGTCCGGACCGAACACGGGGGAGTTCCGCGGGCTCCAGAAGCGCTCTTGAAATCCGCCGCCTTCCGCCTCCGGCTTGCGGATGTCGTATTTCTGCACCGCCATGGGATCGGTTCGTTTGCTGTGCAGGACCCGGTACAGCGAAGCCTTCAGATTGCGGACGCCGTCGGCGGCCGGATCGTCGGGATTATCCGGAAAGACCTCGAACAAATATCGCCCCAGAATCGAAACGCGATCGGTCATCGTCGCGTTCAGATAGGCGTCGCTCACCGCGACAATGTGGAGATCGGCGGTGAGGACGAGGTAGAGGCCAGGGACGCCTTCGAAGATTGCCTGGAAATCGGGCGCGTGCTGCAAAGACGGTTCCGTGCGCAAGCTATTCCTCTCCGCGAATCATTGGCAATCACCGCGAAGATACGCCGCGTTGATGGCATGATGCGCCTGTTTTGCCCGACGGGTCAAGTGTTTTGCGGTTTTTCGGAAATTTTGCACCCGCGCGACGGGTTCGGGCGCGACGACGATTCACTCAAATCTTGATGCGCGATAAGCCCTTGATTTCGCTATCCGCCGCTACGGTGCATGGGGTTGTTTTCGACATTTTGTCTTGGGAGGCGCAAGATCATCAGGCTGAACCGGACCTCGTCCGGTGCCCGCTTTTCATCAATCCATTTTTGGGAGGCGCATCATGCAGGTTTACAATGTGGTCAGGTTCAAGGTGAAGCAGGGTGAGGAGGCTGCCTTCCTCGATGCGCACCGGAACGGCAAGGCCAAGTGGCCGGGCCTCGAGCATGGCGTCATCATCAAGACCGGCGAGCAGACCTTCTGCCTGATCGGCACCTGGTCCGGACAGGACGCGATGGTCGCGGCGCGGCCCGCGATGATCAAGACCCTCGACAGCTTCAGGTCGGTGCTGGAGGACCAGGGCAACGGACGCGGCGTCACGGATGCAGTGTCGGGCGCCGTCGTGCTCGACATTTAGCGGGCGCGATCGCCCGCTACTTCATCAACCGTATGCCCTTGGTCGTGAACTTCTGCGTCTTGCCGCCGGGGCGCAGGGGACGCTTGGTGCCGGCGGCCTTGCCGGTGCCCGGCGGCTGGTGCGCTGGCACGAGCTGGTCGGGACGGGAGCCGATCAGGTCGCGGCGGCCCATCTCGATCAAGGCCTCGCGCAGCACCGGCCAATTGTCGGGGTCGTGGTAGCGCAGGAAGGCTTTGTGCAGCCGGCGCTGGCGCAGGCCCTTGATCGCCTCGACCTTGTCGCTGCCGCCGCGGCGCACGCCGCGCAGCGGATTGACGCCGGTGTGGTACATCGCGGTCGCGGTCGCCATCGGCGAGGGCAGGAAGGTCTGCACCTGATCGGCGCGATAGCGGTTCTTCTTGAGCCAGAGCGCGAGGTTCATCATGTCCTCGTCGGTCGTGCCCGGATGCGCCGCGATGAAATACGGGATCAGGTAATATTTCTTGCCGGCCTGCTCGGCTGCGGCATCGAACATCCGCTTGAACTTGTTGTAGGCGCCGATGCCCGGCTTCATCATCTTGTCGAGCGGCCCGCGCTCGGTGTGCTCCGGCGCGATCTTCAGATAGCCGCCGACGTGGTGGGTGACGAGCTCCTTGATGTATTCCGGGCTCTCGACCGCGAGGTCGTAGCGCACGCCGGAGGCGACCATCACCTTCTTGATGCCCTTGGTCTCGCGCACCTTGCGATAGAGCCGGATCAGGTCGTCATGGGAGGTGTTGAGGTTCGGGCAGATCTCGGGAAAGACGCAGGACGGCCGGCGGCACGCGGCCTCGACCTTCGGGTCCTTGCACGCCATCCGGTACATGTTGGCGGTGGGGCCGCCGATGTCGGAGATCACGCCGGTGAAGCCCGGCGTCTTGTCGCGGATCTTCTCGATCTCGCGCAGAATAGAACCCTCGGAGCGGTTCTGGATGATGCGGCCTTCATGCTCGGTGATCGAGCAGAAGGTGCAGCCGCCGAAACAGCCGCGCATGATCGTGACCGAGAACTTGATCATGTCCCAGGCGGGGATCTTGGCATCGCCATAGGACGGATGCGGCGCGCGCGCGTAGGGCAGATCGTAGACCGCGTCCATCTCCTCGCTCGTGAGCGGGATCGGCGGCGGGTTGAGCCAGAGATCGCGGTCGCCGTGCCGCTGCACCAGCGGACGCGCATTGCCGGGATTGCTCTCACGATGCAGCACGCGCGAGGCGCGCGCATAGGCTTCCTTGTCCTGCTCGACCTGCTCCAGCGCGGGCAGACGGATCACGGTCGCGCCTTTCTGGCGCGTCGCGCCCTCGTCGGCGGAATCGAGATCGTCGGCGTGCAGCTCGGCGTAGTCCTCGGGCACGCGGCGGAACAGCGCGACGCCCCTGACGTCGTCGAGCTCGCGCGGTGCTTCGCCCGCGGCAAGGCGGTTCGCGACCTCGACGACGGCGCGCTCGGCATTGCCGTAGAGCAGCAGGTCGGCCTTGGCGTCGGCCAGCACCGAGCGGCGCACCTTGTCGGACCAGTAGTCGTAATGCGCGATCCGGCGCAGCG
Encoded proteins:
- a CDS encoding DUF1488 family protein, translating into MAFLFTMMHGARMVDCEVSSAALDDLDATKGTRPDERQAQFLRLRDVIERVASSAFEQHGKRRGVRVRIFSKHVKSLRPA
- a CDS encoding YgiQ family radical SAM protein: MDTQIVTAEKPLMAQARPRKPAPFLPMSRAEMDALGWDACDIVLVTGDAYVDHPSFGMAIIGRLLEAQGFRVGIIAQPDWHSAEPFKALGKPKVFFGVTGGNMDSMVNRYTADRRIRSDDAYTAGGEGGKRPDRCTIVYAQRCREAFKDVPIVLGGIEASLRRIAHYDYWSDKVRRSVLADAKADLLLYGNAERAVVEVANRLAAGEAPRELDDVRGVALFRRVPEDYAELHADDLDSADEGATRQKGATVIRLPALEQVEQDKEAYARASRVLHRESNPGNARPLVQRHGDRDLWLNPPPIPLTSEEMDAVYDLPYARAPHPSYGDAKIPAWDMIKFSVTIMRGCFGGCTFCSITEHEGRIIQNRSEGSILREIEKIRDKTPGFTGVISDIGGPTANMYRMACKDPKVEAACRRPSCVFPEICPNLNTSHDDLIRLYRKVRETKGIKKVMVASGVRYDLAVESPEYIKELVTHHVGGYLKIAPEHTERGPLDKMMKPGIGAYNKFKRMFDAAAEQAGKKYYLIPYFIAAHPGTTDEDMMNLALWLKKNRYRADQVQTFLPSPMATATAMYHTGVNPLRGVRRGGSDKVEAIKGLRQRRLHKAFLRYHDPDNWPVLREALIEMGRRDLIGSRPDQLVPAHQPPGTGKAAGTKRPLRPGGKTQKFTTKGIRLMK
- a CDS encoding AraC family transcriptional regulator; protein product: MPSATGGIARLVWARLQDAGIEADGLLSRAGLTREQIEDRKARLGAESQIRFLELGAEVLQDDTLGFHLARDFDLREIGLLYYVAASSGTVAEALSKAERYCYLANEGVSLRFAAKDMTIALRYVGVNRRSDRHQIEFWLTTIIRINRALTNRRLVPSRVRVAHRRRTTPAGIKSFMGCEIEFGCDVDEITFPTSTGLIPIESADHYLNDLLVTYCEQALAHRKSGAASLRSSVENAIAPLLPHREARVEEIARRLGMSHRTLARRLALEGVTFSGILDEMKIDLAKSYLKDDELPISQTAWLLGYGEVSAFTHAFKRWTGMTPRQWRTLDTPEQDDDTGDGSARDQVSSEVPIAKAPDRH
- a CDS encoding LLM class flavin-dependent oxidoreductase, whose translation is MKKIGFLSFGHWTPSPQSQTRSAADTLLQSIELAVAAEQLGLDGAYYRVHHFARQLASPFPLLAAVGAKTSQIEIGTAVIDMRYENPLYMVEDASSADFIAGGRLQLGISRGSPEQVIDGWRYFGYRPAEGQSDADMGRRHAEVFLDLLRGEGFAEPNPQPMFPNPPGLLRLEPVATGLRERIWWGAGSNATAVWAAKLGMNLQSSTLKNDETGEAFHVQQAAQIRAYRAAWKEAGHSREPRVSVSRSIFALMDDRDRAYFGRERGGEDQIGFIDPRTRAIFGRSYAAEPEALIEQLRQDEAIAEADTLLLTIPNQLGVDYCAHAIEAILTHVAPALGWR
- a CDS encoding DUF718 domain-containing protein gives rise to the protein MQVYNVVRFKVKQGEEAAFLDAHRNGKAKWPGLEHGVIIKTGEQTFCLIGTWSGQDAMVAARPAMIKTLDSFRSVLEDQGNGRGVTDAVSGAVVLDI
- a CDS encoding ATP-binding protein encodes the protein MRTEPSLQHAPDFQAIFEGVPGLYLVLTADLHIVAVSDAYLNATMTDRVSILGRYLFEVFPDNPDDPAADGVRNLKASLYRVLHSKRTDPMAVQKYDIRKPEAEGGGFQERFWSPRNSPVFGPDGHIAYIIHCVEDVTEFIHLKQHGVEQDKLTRELRDQTGRMEAEIFARAREVKDANERLEEEQRQRQIQKMEAVGHLTGGIAHDFNNILTVIIGMTEILHQAVADNPQLSSITRMIDDAATRGAEVTKHLLAFSRRQPLQPRDTNLNALVEDTAKLLQRSLGEQIEIQTSLEEDAWPAFIDPNHLATAILNLAVNARDAMPEGGKLMLETGNVVLDDGYASANPDVRPGHYVMVAVSDTGSGIPEAIRDKVFEPFFTTKETGKGTGLGLSMVYGFVKQSDGHIKIYSEAGHGTSIKLYLPRASGTGPWSEPTANVEIRGGNETILVVEDDPLVSEYVSAQLAHLGYRAILAANGSEALAQVANDVAFDLLLTDVIMPGGMNGQQLAEAVLARRPTTRVLYTSGYTENALLSHGRLEQGVLLLPKPYRRSDLARMIRVALHRGN